DNA from Gramella sp. MAR_2010_147:
TCAGGTACGAAAGTAGAGCATAGTGATCCGGTGACACCGCATGGAAGGGTCATCGCTCAAAGGATAAAAGGTACGCCGGGGATAACAGGCTGATCTCCCCCAAGAGCTCACATCGACGGGGGGGTTTGGCACCTCGATGTCGGCTCGTCACATCCTGGGGCTGGAGAAGGTCCCAAGGGTTGGGCTGTTCGCCCATTAAAGTGGCACGCGAGCTGGGTTCAGAACGTCGTGAGACAGTTCGGTCTCTATCTACAGTGGGCGTTAGAAATTTGAGTGGACCTGATCCTAGTACGAGAGGACCGGATTGGACGAACCTCTGGTGTATCTGTTGTTCCGCCAGGAGCACTGCAGAGTAGCTACGTTCGGAAGGGATAAGCGCTGAAAGCATATAAGCGCGAAACCCACCACAAGATGAGATTTCTTTAAAGGACCGTGGGAGACTACCACGTTGATAGGCTACAGGTGTAAAGGCAGTAATGTCATAGCCGAGTAGTACTAATGATCCGTAAAGTTTGATGCGCGATGGCTCTGAGGCCGCAAAACCTCAGAGCCGCCAAATGCTTATTTTATAAGCGTATTACCTTTCTTCGTTTATTTTTTGTTTCTTAAGTATGTCAACGATATTAGTTCTAAGTAATTAGAACAGTTTTAAGCTCGAAGCTTATAACTTACCTTTTAAGGTGGCTATAGCAACGGGGCTCACCTCTTCCCATCCCGAACAGAGTAGTTAAGCCCGTTAGCGCAGATGGTACTGCTGTATTGTGGGAGAGTATGTCGCCGCCTTCTTCTTGAAAACCCTTTATCTCAACAGATAAAGGGTTTTTTTATGCCCTATTCCCAGGTAACAGTAAAAATTAATGAGATTTAATATTTTTTTAAGGAATATTGGCCGGACTCTTGCGTTTTATACTACCCGAAACCAAATCTATTTTAATATCTCAAATACTATCCTATAATCAAATTAATGAATTTAACCAATGCGCTTTATTGCGCGAAAAATGTTTATGTATGCTATTTAAAAATTTAAGTAGATTAGGATTATTATTAGGATTAATTTTATTTGTTTCCTGTTCCGAAGATGACGGTATGGAAGAAACAAATACGGGTGGAGAAACGAATGCAGCAGCAGTATATATTACAGATTCACCTATCGATGAATCAAATGTTGACGCCGTTTTTATTACTGTTTCCGAAGTTAAGGTCAATGGGAAAGCTATCGAGGGCTTTAATGAAACAACACTCGAGATAAGCAGCCTTACTCAGGGTCGTACGGAACTTTTAGGAGAACTTGCTCTTAAGGCCGGAACTACTTCTGATATTAGTTTGGTGCTTTCTGAAACTGATGCTTCAGGAAATGGTCCTGGCAACTATGTCGTAACAAGTGGCGGAGAGAAGATTGAAATAGGATCGGCTTTGGAAATCAATGTTAATGATCAGGTAGAGATCATAGAAAATATGCAAAATGAAGTTGTACTTGATTTCGATCTTCGTAAAAGCTTGAAAAGTGACGGAGACAGCTATTCTTTTGTTTCGGAATCACAACTAGAAAGCAATATTAGAGCCGTAAACAGCATGAATACAGGAATTGTAACTGGTAGTGTTAATAATACAAGTGAGGCCAATGGAGATGTTGTGGTAGCTTATGCTTATCTTGAAGGAGCGTTTGAAGAATCAGAAACAAATATGAATGGCGAAGGAGTAAACTTCTCAAACGCGGTGAGTAGTTCTGTTGTTTCAGATCCCAATGGAGAATTTGAGATCCACTTTCTTGAGGAAGGCGATTATGAATTACATTTCGCTTCTTACTCCGATGAAGATTCAGATGGTAAACTTGAATTCACGAGTATGGTAGAGGCGAATACGGCCAGTAATATAGATTTGAGCGGATTTACTGTAGGAGCTAATTCTGAAGTTAATCTTCAAATTTCCTTTACAGGTCTTTTAGGCTTGTAATCCTAGAAAATATGAAATTAGAAAGCCCCCGTTAATCGCGGGGGCTTTTTTTATAGGGTAGGAAGATCGCCCTCTCCTTTTATGGGTAATTTTGATTTCCCCATGAGGAACTTATCCACATGATGTGCTGCCTCTCGACCTTCAGAGATTGCCCAAACTATAAGGGACTGACCTCTTCTCATATCTCCGGCAACGAAAATATTCTTTATATTAGTTCTATAGTTTTTAGCGCCTTTTATATTAGTTCTAGCATCTAATTCAAGACCTAATTTTTCACTTAGTGTCTTTTCAGGACCCGTGAATCCTAGAGATAGTAATGCAAGATCACAAGGCCATTCTTTTTCAGAATCAGAGACTTCTTTTAATTCGGGTCTTTGGCCGGGTCTTCTTACCCATTCTACTTCTACAGTTTTAAGAGCCTTCAAATTTCCATTTGGATCTTTTACAAATTCTTTTGTTTGGATACTCCAGTTTCTATTCACACCTTCTTCATGAGAAGAACTTGTACTTAAGGTAAAAGGCCAGTAAGGCCAGGGGTTTTCTATTGTTCTGGACTCTGCTGGTATTGGAAGAATTTCAAAATTAGTTACAGAAGTAGCTCCATGCCTGTTGGAAGTTCCCACGCAATCAGATCCTGTATCACCACCTCCAATTACAATCACATTTTTGCCCTTTGCATTCAATTTTTCTTCAACTTCATGAAGTCCGTCTACAGCTTCATTGTTATGTTTTAAGAATTCCATCGCCTGGACAACACCTTTAGCATCTGCACCTGGAATTGGAAGTTCCCTTCTTGAAGTAGCACCACCACAGAGAACTACGGCATCAAAGTTTTTTAATTCTGCTACATCATAATTTTTACCAACTTCAATATTTGTTTTAAACTCAATTCCTTCAGCTATCATTTGTTCCAAACGACGGTCGATCACTTTCTTTTCCATTTTAAAATCTGGAATTCCGTACCTTAATAAGCCACCGATCTTTGCATCACGTTCAAAAACAGTCACATGGTGCCCTGCTCTATTTAATTGTTGCGCGGCTGCCAGACCAGCAGGTCCTGAGCCAATAACCGCAGTTTTTTTACCCGTACGATTTGCAGGCGGTTCAGGCTTTATCCAGCCTTCTTTAAAGCCTCGCTCCACAATATACTTCTCAATCATTTCAATGGCCACAGGGGGCTCTATAATGCCTAATACACAGGCCGACTCACATGGTGCCGGACATAATCTTCCTGTAAACTCCGGAAAATTATTGGTGGCATGTAATATTTTCAGTGCTTTTTGCCATTCATTGCGATAAACCGCATCATTAAAGTCTGGAATTAGATTCCCAAGCGGGCAACCACTATGGCAGAATGGAATCCCACAATCCATGCATCGTCCACCTTGTTTTTTAAGTTCTTCGGTGGGAAGCTCTTTATGAAATTCTTTATAGTTCTTAACCCTTTCTTCGGGTTTGATATCTTCTTCCTGGATACGATCGTATTCTAAAAATCCTCTTATTTCACCCATTCTTATGCTGTTTTAAGATCTACCTCTTCTTCTTTTCGTTTTTCTGCTTCAATCTTTTGAAGCGCTTTTTTATACTCTGTAGGCATTACCTTTATAAATCCTTTTGAAGTCTGCTCCCAATTATTTAAAATTTCTTTAGCCACTTCACTTTCGGTATACTGATAATGCTTCACGATAAGCTCTTCCAGTTCCTGTAAATTATTTTCAGAAGGAGCTTCCAGTTCTATCATTTCCATATTGAAATTATTCCTGTCCAGATTATTCTCCAGATCAAAAATGTAAGCAATTCCACCGCTCATTCCGGCAGCAAAATTTCTACCTATTTCTCCTAGAATTACGGCTACCCCACCGGTCATATATTCACAACCATGGTCTCCAATTCCTTCTATTACAGCCTTGGCTCCAGAGTTTCTAACACAAAAACGTTCTCCTCCAATTCCGTTTATATATGCTTCACCGGTTACAGCTCCGTACAAGGCAACATTCCCAATAATGATGTTTTCATTAGATTTAAAGGTTGCTTCTTTAGGTTTTCTAATTGAAAGTACTGCTCCGGAAAGTCCTTTACCAAAATAATCATTGGAATTACCTTCAATATTCAGGTTTAAACCTTTGGCAGCAAATGCGCCGAAACTTTGACCGGCTGATCCATTAAAATTCAGCGTTAAAGTATTTTTCGGTAATCCTATAGAACCGTGAATTTTGGAAATTTCATTACTAATGATCGTTCCGGTAGTTCGGTTGGTGTTACTAATGGGATAACTAAGTGTTACAGGTTCTTTCCTGTAAATCGCC
Protein-coding regions in this window:
- a CDS encoding DUF4382 domain-containing protein; this encodes MLFKNLSRLGLLLGLILFVSCSEDDGMEETNTGGETNAAAVYITDSPIDESNVDAVFITVSEVKVNGKAIEGFNETTLEISSLTQGRTELLGELALKAGTTSDISLVLSETDASGNGPGNYVVTSGGEKIEIGSALEINVNDQVEIIENMQNEVVLDFDLRKSLKSDGDSYSFVSESQLESNIRAVNSMNTGIVTGSVNNTSEANGDVVVAYAYLEGAFEESETNMNGEGVNFSNAVSSSVVSDPNGEFEIHFLEEGDYELHFASYSDEDSDGKLEFTSMVEANTASNIDLSGFTVGANSEVNLQISFTGLLGL
- a CDS encoding glutamate synthase subunit beta gives rise to the protein MGEIRGFLEYDRIQEEDIKPEERVKNYKEFHKELPTEELKKQGGRCMDCGIPFCHSGCPLGNLIPDFNDAVYRNEWQKALKILHATNNFPEFTGRLCPAPCESACVLGIIEPPVAIEMIEKYIVERGFKEGWIKPEPPANRTGKKTAVIGSGPAGLAAAQQLNRAGHHVTVFERDAKIGGLLRYGIPDFKMEKKVIDRRLEQMIAEGIEFKTNIEVGKNYDVAELKNFDAVVLCGGATSRRELPIPGADAKGVVQAMEFLKHNNEAVDGLHEVEEKLNAKGKNVIVIGGGDTGSDCVGTSNRHGATSVTNFEILPIPAESRTIENPWPYWPFTLSTSSSHEEGVNRNWSIQTKEFVKDPNGNLKALKTVEVEWVRRPGQRPELKEVSDSEKEWPCDLALLSLGFTGPEKTLSEKLGLELDARTNIKGAKNYRTNIKNIFVAGDMRRGQSLIVWAISEGREAAHHVDKFLMGKSKLPIKGEGDLPTL